In the genome of Streptomyces pactum, one region contains:
- a CDS encoding DUF979 domain-containing protein, translating to MIKAEWFFWLVGAVFLVMAAQMLRDRTNPKRVGSAAFWGLIGAGFVYSSWVVEKRAPAEPLGVAVLTMAALAGFGFTGRGEVRTTSTEERVRSAARLGNRLFIPALTIPVVAMVCAVGVKELSIGGEPILQKGSETILGLGIGAVVALGVGMVLLRERRLSTPVHAGRSMLEAMGWAMLLPQLLATLGSIFSVAGVGTEVGELTTKALPEDSRYLAVIAYCVGMALFTMIMGNAFAAFPVMTAAIGWPVLVEQMNGDPAAVLAIGMLAGFCGTLATPMAANFNIVPAALLELKDQYGPIKAQLPTAAVLLGCNIVIMALVAF from the coding sequence ATGATCAAGGCGGAGTGGTTCTTCTGGCTCGTGGGGGCCGTCTTCCTGGTGATGGCCGCCCAGATGCTGCGCGACCGCACCAACCCCAAGCGCGTCGGCAGCGCCGCGTTCTGGGGGCTGATCGGCGCCGGGTTCGTCTACAGCTCCTGGGTGGTGGAGAAGCGGGCCCCGGCCGAACCGCTGGGTGTCGCCGTCCTCACCATGGCCGCCCTCGCCGGATTCGGCTTCACCGGGCGCGGCGAGGTGCGCACCACCAGCACCGAGGAACGGGTGCGCAGCGCCGCCCGCCTGGGCAACCGGCTGTTCATCCCGGCCCTCACCATCCCGGTCGTGGCCATGGTCTGCGCGGTGGGTGTCAAGGAGCTGTCCATCGGCGGCGAACCGATCCTGCAGAAGGGCAGCGAGACCATCCTGGGCCTGGGTATCGGAGCCGTCGTCGCCCTGGGCGTCGGCATGGTGCTGCTCCGCGAGCGGCGGCTGAGCACCCCGGTGCACGCCGGCCGCTCGATGCTGGAGGCGATGGGCTGGGCGATGCTGCTGCCGCAGCTGCTCGCCACGCTCGGCAGCATCTTCTCCGTCGCCGGCGTGGGCACCGAGGTCGGCGAACTGACCACGAAGGCGCTGCCGGAGGACTCCCGCTACCTGGCCGTCATCGCGTACTGCGTGGGCATGGCCCTGTTCACCATGATCATGGGCAACGCGTTCGCCGCCTTCCCGGTGATGACCGCCGCGATCGGCTGGCCGGTCCTGGTCGAGCAGATGAACGGCGATCCGGCCGCGGTGCTCGCCATCGGCATGCTCGCCGGGTTCTGCGGCACGCTGGCCACCCCGATGGCGGCGAACTTCAACATCGTCCCGGCCGCGCTGCTGGAGCTGAAGGACCAGTACGGGCCGATCAAGGCGCAACTGCCCACCGCAGCGGTGCTGCTCGGCTGCAACATCGTGATCATGGCGCTCGTCGCATTCTGA
- a CDS encoding LamB/YcsF family protein, producing the protein MTDTAPELSIDLNADLGEGFGRWQLTDDEALLSVVTSANVACGFHGGDPSTMRRVCELAAVRGVVIGAQVSYRDLAGFGRRAMDVPPGELADEVAYQIGALEIFARAAGARVAYVKPHGALYNRCVHDETQAAAVIEGVRTAGNPGLPVLGLPGSQLHRAARAAGLPTVTEAFADRAYTAAGTLVPRTSPGALISDPEAVLRRSVAIARDATVTSIDGQPLAVRVRSLCVHGDTPGAAALARRIRAGLDGAGVRVAAFA; encoded by the coding sequence ATGACCGACACCGCACCGGAATTGTCGATCGACCTCAACGCCGACCTCGGTGAGGGGTTCGGCCGCTGGCAGCTCACCGACGACGAGGCCCTGCTGTCGGTGGTCACCAGCGCCAACGTGGCCTGCGGCTTCCACGGCGGCGACCCGAGCACCATGCGCCGCGTCTGCGAACTCGCCGCGGTGCGGGGGGTGGTCATCGGCGCCCAGGTCTCCTACCGCGACCTGGCCGGGTTCGGGCGGCGGGCGATGGACGTACCGCCGGGGGAACTCGCCGACGAGGTGGCCTACCAGATCGGCGCCCTGGAGATCTTCGCCCGGGCGGCCGGGGCCCGGGTGGCCTACGTCAAACCGCACGGCGCGCTGTACAACCGCTGCGTGCACGACGAGACCCAGGCGGCCGCGGTGATCGAGGGGGTGCGGACGGCCGGGAACCCCGGTCTGCCGGTGCTCGGACTCCCCGGTTCACAGCTCCACCGGGCGGCGCGGGCGGCCGGACTCCCCACGGTCACCGAGGCCTTCGCGGACCGGGCCTACACCGCCGCCGGAACCCTGGTGCCCCGCACCTCGCCCGGCGCCCTGATCAGCGACCCGGAGGCGGTGCTGCGGCGCTCGGTGGCCATCGCCCGCGACGCCACGGTCACCTCGATCGACGGGCAGCCGCTCGCGGTCCGGGTGCGTTCGCTGTGCGTGCACGGGGACACGCCGGGGGCCGCCGCGCTGGCCCGCCGGATACGCGCCGGGCTGGACGGGGCCGGCGTACGCGTGGCGGCCTTCGCATGA
- a CDS encoding roadblock/LC7 domain-containing protein → MTTPHAAARNTPARSGELNWLLDELVGRVGSIRKALVLSGDGLPTGGSRDLSREDAEHLAAVASGFHSLAKGVGRHFDVGRVRQTIVELDDAFLFVTAAGDGSCLAVLADADSDVGQVAYEMTLLVKRVGVHLGTAPRSGG, encoded by the coding sequence ATGACCACACCGCACGCCGCGGCCCGCAACACACCGGCACGTTCGGGGGAGTTGAACTGGCTGCTCGATGAGCTGGTCGGACGCGTGGGCAGCATCCGCAAGGCGCTGGTGCTGTCCGGTGACGGACTGCCCACCGGCGGGTCGCGCGACCTGTCCCGCGAGGACGCCGAGCACCTCGCCGCCGTCGCCTCCGGGTTCCACAGCCTCGCCAAGGGCGTCGGACGCCACTTCGACGTGGGGCGGGTGCGCCAGACCATCGTCGAACTCGACGACGCCTTCCTGTTCGTCACCGCGGCCGGTGACGGCAGCTGCCTGGCCGTGCTCGCGGACGCCGACTCCGACGTCGGCCAGGTCGCATACGAGATGACGCTGCTGGTCAAGCGTGTGGGCGTGCACCTGGGCACGGCGCCGCGCTCCGGTGGGTGA
- a CDS encoding DUF742 domain-containing protein: protein MTEDAEGWFDDAAGPVVRPYAMTRGRTRSAAEGKLDLIAVVVADRVDRRSVVDQTLSPEHIDIVELSRDNPLSVAELAAELDLPVGVVRVLIGDLLHAELVRVSRPVPPAELPDERILREVINGLRAL, encoded by the coding sequence ATGACGGAGGACGCGGAGGGCTGGTTCGACGACGCGGCGGGACCCGTGGTCCGGCCGTACGCCATGACGCGCGGCCGTACCCGCAGCGCCGCCGAAGGAAAGCTCGACCTGATCGCGGTCGTCGTGGCCGACCGTGTGGACAGACGGTCGGTCGTCGATCAGACACTATCCCCGGAACACATCGACATCGTCGAACTGAGCCGGGACAACCCCCTGTCCGTCGCTGAACTCGCCGCCGAACTCGACCTGCCGGTCGGAGTGGTCCGCGTGCTCATCGGCGACCTGCTGCACGCGGAACTGGTCCGCGTGTCCCGGCCCGTTCCTCCGGCAGAGCTGCCGGACGAGAGGATTCTGCGCGAGGTGATCAATGGTCTACGGGCACTCTGA
- a CDS encoding EAL domain-containing protein, whose product MSPWTDALGFAYQPVVNLCTSSVVALEVLARPEHSGVLSRARRDPGVDADLAARAVRAAARAGVLLPLHVNVFAATVAAPPRLAPLCRAVRETGRRPCEITVDLVPPYAPVVSSALLAGVAELREAGFRVCADGVGEGDLPLRLLTRLAPDLVKLDRVLIADLPRDVSARAAVAALRELCDGLGALLAVEGVETERQCAAAREAGAQLAQGNLFAPAARRPATGIRRPGAAARPVGPGPRGPRIAQFVQPAALLPLTVSAGQVRTLLTGSPGVAGVVLVDAEGVPVRAVHRDRFLLSLSGRYGHALYADRPAARLADRPRTVRADATAWEVLDVVAADEWSRTADDVAVVDASGRCVGVVHLADVVRALAESRVEEAARLNPLTRLPGSDTVNAEVDRRIAQGRPFALSWLDIDGFKQVNDGAGFAAGDELIRAGGAGAGRGTAAGREAVRVGHIGGDDFLVLTDADGPEGPAPVAAAVLDVPWSAGELPVTLSLATVVCPPGGLPDHHRAAACLAPLKKAAKALRGASWVVGGPDPARQEARRGRPVPQAGRPPAAGAPAVPDTACRAATGC is encoded by the coding sequence GTGAGCCCCTGGACGGACGCCCTCGGATTCGCCTACCAGCCCGTGGTGAACCTCTGTACCTCCTCGGTCGTCGCGCTGGAGGTGCTGGCCCGCCCGGAGCACTCCGGGGTGCTGTCCCGGGCCCGCCGGGACCCGGGCGTGGACGCGGACCTGGCCGCCCGGGCGGTGCGGGCCGCCGCGCGGGCCGGGGTGCTGCTCCCGCTCCATGTGAACGTCTTCGCCGCGACGGTGGCGGCGCCGCCGCGGCTGGCGCCGCTGTGCCGGGCGGTACGGGAGACCGGGCGCCGGCCGTGCGAGATCACCGTCGATCTGGTGCCGCCGTACGCGCCGGTGGTCTCCTCCGCCCTGCTGGCCGGGGTGGCCGAGCTGCGCGAGGCGGGGTTCCGGGTCTGCGCGGACGGGGTGGGTGAGGGCGATCTGCCGCTGCGGCTGCTCACCCGGCTCGCCCCGGACCTGGTGAAGCTGGACCGGGTGCTGATCGCCGACCTGCCCCGGGACGTCTCCGCGCGGGCCGCGGTGGCCGCGCTGCGGGAGCTGTGCGACGGGCTGGGGGCGCTGCTGGCGGTGGAGGGGGTGGAGACGGAGCGGCAGTGCGCCGCGGCGCGGGAGGCGGGGGCCCAGCTGGCGCAGGGGAACCTCTTCGCGCCGGCGGCACGCCGCCCGGCCACCGGGATCCGCCGCCCCGGCGCCGCGGCGCGGCCCGTAGGGCCCGGCCCGCGGGGGCCGCGGATCGCGCAGTTCGTCCAGCCGGCCGCGCTGCTGCCGCTCACCGTGTCCGCCGGCCAGGTACGGACCCTGCTCACCGGTTCGCCGGGGGTCGCCGGGGTGGTGCTGGTGGACGCCGAGGGGGTGCCGGTGCGGGCGGTCCACCGGGACCGGTTCCTGCTCTCCCTGTCCGGCCGGTACGGTCACGCGCTCTACGCCGACCGGCCGGCGGCGCGGCTGGCGGACCGTCCGCGCACGGTCCGCGCCGACGCCACCGCCTGGGAGGTGCTGGACGTGGTCGCGGCCGACGAGTGGTCGCGGACCGCCGACGACGTGGCGGTGGTGGACGCGTCGGGCCGCTGCGTGGGGGTGGTGCACCTGGCGGACGTGGTGCGGGCGCTGGCGGAGAGCCGGGTGGAGGAGGCGGCGCGGCTGAACCCGCTGACCCGGCTGCCCGGCTCGGACACCGTCAACGCCGAGGTGGACCGGCGGATCGCCCAGGGCCGGCCGTTCGCCCTGAGCTGGCTGGACATCGACGGCTTCAAGCAGGTCAACGACGGGGCCGGGTTCGCGGCGGGCGACGAGCTGATCCGCGCGGGTGGGGCGGGCGCTGGCCGAGGGACGGCGGCGGGGCGGGAGGCGGTCCGGGTCGGGCACATCGGCGGTGACGACTTCCTGGTCCTGACCGACGCGGACGGGCCCGAGGGCCCCGCCCCCGTCGCCGCCGCGGTGCTCGACGTGCCCTGGTCGGCCGGGGAGCTGCCGGTGACCCTGTCGCTGGCCACCGTGGTCTGTCCGCCCGGCGGTCTGCCCGACCACCACCGGGCGGCGGCCTGCCTGGCGCCGCTGAAGAAGGCGGCCAAGGCGCTGCGCGGGGCCAGCTGGGTGGTCGGCGGCCCGGACCCGGCACGGCAGGAGGCGCGGCGGGGGCGCCCGGTGCCGCAGGCGGGCCGGCCCCCGGCCGCCGGGGCGCCGGCGGTGCCGGACACCGCGTGCCGGGCCGCGACGGGCTGCTGA
- a CDS encoding M15 family metallopeptidase, with the protein MPRLPRALRALALPVAALLAATVASAPAHARPEPKAPPEFVALSDVDPTIVQEIRYVTGHNFTGRPIDGYRRPMCVLTRPAAKALSAAQRTLLARGYTLKVYDCYRPQRAVDHFVAWAEDLDDQAMKEEFYPDVDKSRLFLDGYIAERSGHSRGSTLDVTIVKLPVVPTRPYVPGEPLVPCYAPREQRFPDNSVDMGTGFDCFDPLSHTLDPRITGEQRANRLLLKRTLEAVGFVNLPEEWWHYTYRPEPFPDTYFDFPVARRSLTGR; encoded by the coding sequence ATGCCGAGACTCCCCCGCGCGCTCCGCGCCCTCGCCCTGCCCGTCGCCGCGCTGCTCGCCGCCACCGTGGCCTCCGCGCCGGCGCACGCCCGCCCGGAACCCAAGGCCCCGCCGGAGTTCGTCGCCCTGAGCGACGTGGACCCCACGATCGTGCAGGAGATCCGTTACGTCACCGGGCACAACTTCACCGGGCGGCCGATCGACGGCTACCGCCGGCCGATGTGCGTGCTGACCCGTCCGGCGGCGAAGGCGCTGAGCGCGGCGCAGCGCACGCTGCTGGCCCGGGGGTACACGCTCAAGGTGTACGACTGCTACCGGCCGCAGCGCGCGGTGGACCACTTCGTCGCCTGGGCGGAGGACCTGGACGACCAGGCGATGAAGGAGGAGTTCTACCCGGACGTGGACAAGTCCCGGCTCTTCCTCGACGGGTACATCGCCGAACGGTCCGGTCACAGCCGCGGCAGCACCCTCGACGTGACGATCGTGAAGCTGCCGGTGGTGCCCACCCGTCCGTATGTGCCCGGGGAGCCGCTGGTGCCCTGTTACGCGCCGCGGGAACAGCGGTTCCCGGACAACTCGGTGGACATGGGGACGGGCTTCGACTGCTTCGACCCGCTCTCCCACACGCTCGATCCGCGGATCACCGGGGAGCAGCGGGCCAACCGGCTGCTGCTGAAGCGGACGCTGGAGGCGGTGGGGTTCGTCAACCTGCCCGAGGAGTGGTGGCACTACACCTACCGGCCGGAGCCGTTCCCGGACACCTACTTCGACTTCCCCGTCGCCCGCCGGTCCCTGACCGGCCGCTGA
- a CDS encoding DUF969 domain-containing protein, with the protein MIVLLGVLVVVIGFATRRNPLLVVGVAGIVTGLLGGLSPREVLAAFGNGFASSRAVTIFAITLPVIGLLERHGLQEQARTLIGRFAKLTTGRFLALYLALRQVTAALGLVSVGGPAQTVRPLVAPMAEGAAERRHGPLPDKAREKIRSFSASADNVGLFFGEDVFLAVGSILLITGFVNTTYQTHLEPLHLALWAIPTAVCALAVHGWRLLRLDRQLEQEFGRGATAPGRDATEAAA; encoded by the coding sequence ATGATCGTTCTCCTCGGCGTGCTCGTGGTCGTCATCGGCTTCGCCACGAGACGCAACCCTCTGCTGGTGGTAGGGGTGGCAGGAATCGTCACCGGACTCCTCGGCGGTCTCTCGCCGCGCGAGGTGCTGGCCGCCTTCGGCAACGGCTTCGCCTCCAGCCGGGCCGTGACGATCTTCGCCATCACCCTGCCCGTCATCGGCCTCCTGGAACGCCACGGCCTCCAGGAACAGGCCCGGACCCTCATCGGCCGGTTCGCCAAGCTCACCACCGGGCGCTTCCTCGCCCTGTACCTGGCGCTGCGCCAGGTGACGGCCGCCCTCGGCCTGGTGAGCGTCGGCGGTCCCGCCCAGACGGTCCGGCCGCTCGTCGCCCCCATGGCGGAGGGCGCCGCCGAACGCCGCCACGGGCCGCTGCCCGACAAGGCCCGGGAGAAGATCAGGTCCTTCTCCGCCAGCGCCGACAACGTCGGACTCTTCTTCGGCGAGGACGTCTTCCTCGCCGTCGGATCCATCCTGCTCATCACCGGCTTCGTCAACACCACGTACCAGACCCACCTGGAACCCCTCCACCTCGCCCTGTGGGCCATTCCCACCGCCGTGTGCGCCCTGGCGGTGCACGGCTGGCGGCTGCTGCGCCTGGACCGGCAGCTGGAGCAGGAGTTCGGCCGCGGTGCCACCGCACCGGGCCGCGACGCCACGGAGGCCGCGGCATGA
- a CDS encoding nitrate- and nitrite sensing domain-containing protein yields the protein MRFRGKSIRRKIVALLLVPLVSLTAIWAFATVITGREAMQLLDAADIVEDVGYPVEDAVHAIQKERKQALIYLADPSQSDALTVLHARQQETNQVIEKLNDNAGNEDTRDKMSEDARTQLSTILEKADGLENLRRQIDDRGISGLDAYAYYNGLIDLCYNFRSSLHAVPDADLDKQGRALVAMIRGREALAREDSLYTAALTAQRIDSATLRAMSDLIAERNLIQATNMPVLPGSEQKIFLTYRKTTAAPEGLRQAEDAIFKAGAANALKVMNQERWDKAAKPVLADLDRLNSDAMDRFQDRVEPEAESVLLQAGAAGILGFLALAASIFVSVRIGRTLIRDLTQLRKDAQEVATVRLPSVMRRLATGEQVDIETEAPRLSYGADEMGQVGQALNTVQRAAVEAAVKQAELRHGISEVFVNLARRSQVLLHRQLTLLDEMERRTEDTDELADLFRLDHMTTRMRRHAEGLVILSGAAPSRQWRKPIQLMDVVRAAVAEVEDYERIEVRRLPRLAVNGPAVADLTHLIAELLENATVFSPPHTAVQVLGERVANGFTLEIHDRGLGMAPDALLEANLRLSETPDFELSDTDRLGLFVVSRLAQRQGVKVSLQPSPYGGTTAVLLIPAKLLTDSGEPDGEDVTDEAEQAERDLPALGEIPAVLRERPMRTTPAPSDGPVEQDPPVTRFGQQVSAGVPQEALDDEDEDGGLFRGRGLTPTPPLPGVAPEQHQQVPDGQLPHHHVPAAVDGAPDSGPAPLPRRVPPKLVSDNGRRVGGQRSGRHAAPRRDEREQGWDPHAAQPAPPPAGPAQHPGWDHQPHAAQQPAQPSTPSWATPSAQTPATEEHTMPAQGAEPPRLPRRVRQASLAPQLKSDPAPQAEAERYPAETDPERDAEQARATMASLQRGWQRGRRQTSDPIGGQQQIAPGTNYEGDGR from the coding sequence ATGCGCTTTCGCGGGAAATCCATCCGCAGGAAGATCGTGGCGCTGTTGCTGGTGCCGCTCGTCTCACTGACGGCAATCTGGGCGTTCGCTACAGTGATCACCGGTCGTGAGGCGATGCAGCTGCTGGACGCTGCTGACATCGTGGAAGATGTCGGATATCCGGTCGAGGACGCGGTACACGCGATCCAGAAGGAGCGGAAGCAGGCGCTGATCTATCTGGCCGATCCCAGCCAGTCCGACGCGCTCACCGTGCTGCACGCGCGCCAGCAGGAGACCAATCAGGTCATCGAGAAGCTGAACGACAACGCCGGGAACGAAGACACCCGCGACAAGATGTCCGAGGACGCCCGGACCCAGCTCAGCACCATTCTGGAGAAGGCCGACGGACTGGAGAACCTCCGTCGCCAGATCGACGACCGGGGCATCAGCGGCCTGGACGCCTACGCCTATTACAACGGCCTGATCGACCTCTGCTACAACTTCCGCAGCTCGCTGCACGCGGTGCCCGACGCCGACCTGGACAAGCAGGGACGCGCCCTGGTGGCCATGATCCGCGGCCGCGAGGCACTCGCCCGCGAGGACAGCCTGTACACCGCCGCGCTCACCGCGCAGCGGATCGACTCGGCCACCCTGCGCGCGATGTCCGACCTGATCGCCGAGCGCAACCTGATCCAGGCGACCAACATGCCGGTGCTGCCCGGCTCGGAACAGAAGATCTTCCTCACCTACCGGAAGACCACCGCCGCGCCCGAGGGTCTGCGCCAGGCCGAGGACGCCATCTTCAAGGCCGGCGCCGCCAACGCGCTGAAGGTGATGAACCAGGAGCGCTGGGACAAGGCCGCCAAGCCGGTCCTGGCGGACCTCGACCGCCTCAACAGCGACGCCATGGACCGCTTCCAGGACCGCGTCGAGCCCGAGGCCGAGAGCGTGCTGCTGCAGGCCGGTGCCGCCGGCATCCTCGGCTTCCTCGCCCTGGCCGCCTCCATCTTCGTGTCGGTCCGCATCGGCCGCACCCTCATCCGCGACCTGACCCAGCTCCGCAAGGACGCCCAGGAGGTCGCCACCGTGCGCCTGCCCAGCGTCATGCGGCGCCTGGCGACGGGCGAGCAGGTGGACATCGAGACCGAGGCGCCCCGGCTGTCCTACGGCGCCGACGAGATGGGCCAGGTGGGCCAGGCCCTCAACACCGTGCAGCGCGCCGCCGTCGAGGCGGCCGTCAAGCAGGCCGAACTGCGGCACGGCATCTCCGAGGTCTTCGTCAACCTCGCCCGCCGCAGCCAGGTCCTGTTGCACCGCCAGCTGACCCTGCTGGACGAGATGGAGCGGCGCACCGAGGACACCGACGAGCTGGCCGACCTGTTCCGCCTGGACCACATGACCACCCGCATGCGGCGGCACGCCGAGGGTCTGGTCATCCTCTCCGGCGCGGCCCCCTCCCGGCAGTGGCGCAAGCCGATCCAGCTGATGGACGTGGTCCGCGCCGCCGTCGCCGAGGTCGAGGACTACGAGCGCATCGAGGTCCGCCGCCTGCCGCGGCTGGCCGTCAACGGCCCGGCCGTCGCCGACCTCACCCACCTGATCGCCGAACTCCTGGAGAACGCCACGGTGTTCTCGCCGCCGCACACCGCGGTGCAGGTGCTCGGCGAGCGGGTCGCCAACGGCTTCACCCTGGAGATCCACGACCGCGGCCTGGGCATGGCACCGGACGCCCTGCTGGAGGCCAACCTCCGGCTCTCCGAGACCCCGGACTTCGAACTGTCCGACACCGACCGGCTCGGCCTGTTCGTGGTCAGCCGCCTGGCCCAGCGCCAGGGCGTCAAGGTCTCGCTGCAGCCCTCGCCGTACGGCGGCACCACCGCCGTCCTGCTCATCCCCGCCAAACTCCTCACCGACAGCGGCGAGCCGGACGGCGAGGACGTCACCGACGAGGCGGAGCAGGCCGAGCGGGACCTGCCGGCCCTCGGCGAGATCCCCGCGGTCCTGCGGGAGCGGCCGATGCGCACCACCCCCGCGCCCTCGGACGGACCGGTCGAGCAGGACCCGCCGGTCACCCGTTTCGGCCAGCAGGTGAGCGCCGGCGTGCCGCAGGAGGCGCTGGACGACGAGGACGAGGACGGCGGCCTGTTCCGCGGCCGCGGCCTGACCCCCACGCCGCCGCTGCCCGGCGTCGCGCCGGAACAGCACCAGCAGGTCCCCGACGGGCAGCTGCCCCACCACCACGTCCCGGCCGCCGTCGACGGCGCGCCGGACTCCGGCCCGGCCCCCCTGCCGCGCCGGGTGCCGCCGAAGCTCGTCTCGGACAACGGACGCCGGGTCGGCGGCCAGCGCTCCGGCCGGCACGCCGCACCCCGCCGTGACGAGCGGGAACAGGGCTGGGACCCGCACGCCGCCCAGCCGGCCCCGCCCCCCGCGGGCCCGGCGCAGCACCCCGGCTGGGACCACCAGCCGCACGCCGCCCAGCAGCCCGCTCAGCCGTCCACGCCGTCCTGGGCCACACCCTCCGCCCAGACCCCGGCGACCGAGGAGCACACCATGCCCGCGCAAGGAGCCGAACCGCCCCGGCTGCCCCGGCGCGTACGACAGGCGAGCCTCGCACCGCAGCTGAAGAGCGACCCCGCCCCGCAGGCCGAGGCGGAGCGATACCCTGCCGAGACCGATCCCGAACGCGATGCCGAGCAGGCGCGGGCCACCATGGCCTCGCTCCAACGGGGCTGGCAGCGCGGTCGGCGGCAGACCTCCGACCCGATCGGCGGTCAGCAGCAGATAGCACCTGGAACGAACTACGAGGGGGACGGTCGATGA
- the pcp gene encoding pyroglutamyl-peptidase I, producing MTRILLTGFEPFGGERTNPSWEAVRLAAQDPPAGLTFATAELPCVFGDALTALRAAVEATDPDVVVCTGQAGGRPDLTVERVAINLDDARIPDNAGARPLDRPVVPGAPAAYFATLPVKACVAAARAAGVPASVSHTAGTFVCNHVFYGLMHLAATERPGLRGGFVHVPYAPEQVLDRGAPALPPAAVAAGLRAVAVTAATRTEDIRAVGGTTH from the coding sequence ATGACACGGATACTGCTGACCGGATTCGAGCCCTTCGGCGGCGAGCGGACCAATCCCTCCTGGGAGGCGGTACGACTGGCGGCCCAGGACCCGCCGGCCGGACTCACCTTCGCCACCGCCGAACTGCCCTGCGTCTTCGGCGACGCGCTGACCGCGCTGCGGGCCGCCGTGGAGGCCACCGACCCGGACGTGGTGGTCTGTACCGGCCAGGCCGGCGGCCGCCCCGACCTCACCGTGGAGCGGGTCGCGATCAACCTGGACGACGCCCGGATCCCGGACAACGCGGGCGCCCGTCCGCTCGACCGGCCGGTCGTCCCCGGCGCGCCCGCCGCCTACTTCGCCACCCTCCCCGTCAAGGCGTGCGTCGCCGCGGCCCGGGCGGCCGGCGTACCCGCCTCCGTCTCGCACACCGCCGGTACCTTCGTCTGCAACCACGTCTTCTACGGCCTGATGCACCTGGCCGCCACCGAGCGGCCGGGGTTGCGCGGCGGGTTCGTCCACGTCCCCTACGCGCCGGAGCAGGTGCTGGACCGCGGTGCGCCCGCGCTGCCGCCCGCCGCGGTCGCCGCCGGGCTCCGCGCCGTCGCCGTCACCGCCGCGACCCGGACCGAGGACATCCGGGCGGTCGGCGGGACCACCCACTGA
- a CDS encoding GTP-binding protein yields MVYGHSDRDRPPIADPVTLKILVAGGFGAGKTTLVGAVSEIKPLRTEELLTEAGRPVDNLTGVEGKRTTTVAMDFGRITLREDLVLYLFGTPGQDRFWFLWDELSTGALGAVVLADTRRLQDCFAAVDYFERRGIAFTVAVNCFEDSARYPEESVRDALDLDPQTPVILCDARERDSVKEVLISVVEHAMMVSATRR; encoded by the coding sequence ATGGTCTACGGGCACTCTGACCGTGACCGTCCCCCGATAGCCGACCCGGTGACGCTCAAGATCCTGGTGGCGGGCGGGTTCGGCGCGGGCAAGACGACCCTGGTGGGCGCGGTCAGCGAGATCAAACCGCTGCGCACCGAGGAGCTGCTCACCGAGGCGGGACGGCCGGTGGACAACCTGACCGGGGTGGAGGGGAAGCGCACCACGACCGTCGCTATGGACTTCGGGCGGATCACGCTCCGCGAGGACCTGGTGCTGTACCTGTTCGGCACCCCCGGCCAGGACCGCTTCTGGTTCCTGTGGGACGAGCTGTCCACCGGGGCGCTGGGCGCGGTCGTGCTGGCCGACACCCGGCGGCTGCAGGACTGCTTCGCCGCCGTCGACTACTTCGAGCGGCGCGGCATCGCCTTCACGGTGGCCGTCAACTGCTTCGAGGACTCCGCCCGGTATCCGGAGGAGTCGGTGCGCGACGCGCTCGACCTCGACCCGCAGACCCCGGTCATCCTCTGCGACGCCCGGGAGCGGGACTCCGTCAAGGAGGTGCTCATCTCCGTCGTGGAGCACGCCATGATGGTCTCCGCCACCCGGCGCTGA
- a CDS encoding GntR family transcriptional regulator produces MASGTDRRLAEATAVSVTGLETDRALLGRTSTAERVADILRDRITEGFFPPGTRLSEDSIKGALGVSRNTLREAFRLLTHERLLVHELNRGVFVRVVTMADLADIYRVRELVERAAVRSLGEPPYPLEAVEAAVIAGERAARDREWQELSTANIRFHQAIVALAGSPRTDELMRGVLAELRLVFHVMADPRRFHAPYLTRNRQILEALQDGEKAQAEELLASYLDDSRRQLSGAYAERLPQG; encoded by the coding sequence GTGGCCAGCGGGACCGACCGGCGACTCGCCGAAGCGACAGCGGTGTCAGTGACCGGGCTGGAGACGGACCGGGCGCTGCTGGGCCGGACCAGCACCGCCGAGCGGGTGGCGGACATTCTGCGCGACCGGATCACCGAGGGCTTCTTCCCGCCCGGGACCAGGCTCTCCGAGGACAGCATCAAGGGCGCCCTCGGGGTCTCCCGCAACACCTTGCGGGAGGCGTTCCGGCTGCTCACGCACGAGCGGTTGCTGGTCCACGAACTCAACCGCGGGGTCTTCGTCCGGGTGGTCACCATGGCCGACCTCGCCGACATCTACCGGGTGCGGGAACTGGTCGAACGCGCCGCGGTACGGAGCCTGGGCGAGCCCCCGTACCCGCTGGAGGCGGTGGAAGCGGCGGTGATCGCCGGCGAGCGGGCCGCCCGGGACCGCGAGTGGCAGGAGCTGTCCACCGCGAACATCCGCTTCCACCAGGCGATCGTCGCGCTCGCCGGGAGCCCGCGCACCGACGAGCTGATGCGCGGGGTGCTCGCCGAACTGCGGCTGGTCTTCCACGTGATGGCGGACCCGCGGCGGTTCCACGCGCCGTACCTCACCCGCAACCGCCAGATCCTGGAGGCGCTGCAGGACGGGGAGAAGGCGCAGGCGGAGGAGTTGCTCGCGTCCTACCTGGACGACTCCAGGCGGCAGCTGTCGGGCGCCTACGCGGAGCGGCTGCCGCAGGGCTGA